From one Alicyclobacillus acidocaldarius subsp. acidocaldarius Tc-4-1 genomic stretch:
- a CDS encoding acyltransferase translates to MSQAQAKKPHLYEVDLMRACIILGVICVHVLSSFNVRTPDGSWMDVSSGILMMTFHFTREAFMFITGLVLFYTYYDRPFTAASFWKKRFLLIAIPYIAWTAIYILFQGTFLKGFEWTAPYLIHTFLTSLATANQYFLYFLLVSMQLYVVFPLMVRWLKRSERHHRAIVAAAFFVEIGIMIWNQASLQFVNVYQLPEWLRILVRYRDRDIFTYEFWFIAGALFAIYYPRVKAWAMSHARTLFWTWLGMWCLLFGVYFLNRDVFHLTGGQIVDTLQPVMVPYSLAVALLLWRTGLEWQAQRAKGRMPRASRVIRFFGSVSFGIFLIHPIALRFVELLADQVHASLAVQYAMLPVWIALTYVSSGVAAYLIGRIPFVGYIVGEKTGLPKSPARKAASSAAG, encoded by the coding sequence GTGAGCCAGGCCCAGGCGAAGAAGCCACATCTCTACGAGGTCGACCTGATGCGGGCCTGCATCATCTTAGGTGTCATCTGCGTACACGTCCTGTCGAGTTTCAACGTCCGCACCCCGGACGGATCGTGGATGGATGTGTCCTCTGGGATTCTGATGATGACGTTCCATTTCACGCGTGAAGCGTTCATGTTCATCACCGGCCTCGTTCTCTTCTACACCTATTACGACCGCCCGTTCACGGCCGCGTCGTTTTGGAAGAAACGGTTTCTGCTTATCGCCATTCCGTACATCGCGTGGACAGCCATTTACATTCTGTTTCAAGGGACGTTTCTCAAAGGGTTCGAGTGGACCGCGCCGTATTTGATCCACACGTTCCTCACAAGCCTGGCCACCGCGAATCAATATTTCCTGTATTTTCTGCTCGTGTCCATGCAGCTATACGTCGTGTTTCCGCTCATGGTGCGCTGGCTCAAGCGCTCGGAGAGGCATCATCGGGCGATTGTCGCGGCCGCCTTTTTCGTCGAGATTGGCATCATGATCTGGAATCAGGCCTCGCTGCAGTTCGTGAACGTATATCAGTTGCCTGAGTGGCTCCGCATCCTCGTGCGATATCGGGATCGCGACATCTTCACGTACGAGTTCTGGTTCATCGCAGGGGCGTTATTCGCCATCTATTATCCGCGCGTCAAGGCGTGGGCCATGTCGCACGCGCGTACGCTTTTCTGGACGTGGCTTGGCATGTGGTGCCTTCTCTTTGGCGTCTATTTTCTCAACCGGGATGTGTTCCACCTGACGGGAGGACAGATTGTCGACACGCTGCAGCCGGTCATGGTGCCCTACAGCTTGGCCGTGGCGCTCTTGCTCTGGCGGACAGGGCTGGAGTGGCAGGCGCAGCGCGCCAAGGGGCGCATGCCACGCGCGAGCCGAGTCATCCGCTTTTTTGGCAGCGTGAGCTTCGGCATCTTTCTCATTCACCCTATCGCGCTTCGCTTCGTGGAGCTCTTGGCGGACCAGGTTCACGCCTCCCTTGCCGTACAGTACGCGATGCTGCCCGTCTGGATTGCGCTGACCTACGTGAGCTCCGGCGTCGCCGCGTACCTCATTGGAAGGATTCCGTTCGTCGGATACATCGTCGGCGAAAAGACAGGTCTGCCAAAGTCCCCGGCGCGCAAAGCTGCGTCTAGTGCGGCGGGATGA
- a CDS encoding SGNH/GDSL hydrolase family protein yields MKQRWQMGFLAFALVASAVWVPASITARAADGGTPGAPGQAAYTASTDTGSPSSDASPTESGVAPNPVHAPGNPAGSGTDANSSGSTNAPNAPAQDRVVRVLIIGSSVARGWKDPKGGGYLHRTFSALSALTPITYDVIDKAEPGKGVLSIRNTYVTWLETYRPQIVCIAWGGLDDLYQHTPFRVYDEQVHWQIQEALDHRAIVMLVTTPVSKASYTTYRAAQQALMESEIQVADSFHNPNVYVFNLFDQMKAYLQAHHESIQPLMHDSWHPNAKGHALAAELLVKDLLGKFPVTAPVFKVDSSSSPDHTEDPSAS; encoded by the coding sequence ATGAAACAGCGCTGGCAAATGGGGTTTTTGGCATTTGCCCTCGTCGCAAGCGCGGTATGGGTTCCGGCGTCCATTACGGCGCGCGCAGCGGACGGAGGCACGCCTGGAGCGCCCGGCCAGGCGGCGTACACGGCGTCCACGGACACGGGTTCCCCATCTTCAGACGCCTCGCCGACGGAGTCCGGCGTGGCGCCGAATCCGGTGCACGCGCCCGGCAACCCGGCGGGGAGCGGGACGGATGCCAATTCGAGCGGCTCGACCAACGCGCCGAACGCGCCCGCGCAAGATCGCGTGGTGCGCGTGCTCATCATCGGCTCGTCGGTTGCGCGCGGCTGGAAGGATCCCAAGGGTGGAGGCTACCTGCATCGGACGTTTTCGGCGCTCTCCGCGCTGACGCCCATCACGTATGACGTGATCGACAAGGCGGAGCCGGGCAAGGGTGTGCTGAGTATTCGAAATACGTACGTGACGTGGCTCGAGACGTATCGTCCGCAGATTGTTTGCATCGCGTGGGGCGGCCTGGATGATTTGTATCAACACACGCCGTTTCGCGTGTACGACGAACAAGTGCACTGGCAAATCCAAGAGGCTCTTGACCATCGCGCCATCGTGATGCTGGTGACGACGCCCGTGTCCAAAGCATCCTATACCACGTACCGGGCGGCGCAACAGGCGCTCATGGAGAGCGAGATTCAGGTGGCAGACAGCTTCCACAATCCGAATGTGTACGTCTTCAACTTGTTTGACCAGATGAAGGCGTATCTTCAGGCGCACCACGAAAGCATCCAGCCGCTCATGCACGACAGCTGGCATCCCAACGCGAAGGGCCATGCGCTCGCCGCCGAGCTTTTGGTGAAGGACCTCCTGGGGAAATTCCCAGTTACGGCGCCCGTATTCAAGGTGGACTCGTCCTCCTCGCCGGATCACACGGAGGACCCATCGGCATCCTGA
- a CDS encoding peptidyl-prolyl cis-trans isomerase, translating into MELKKERWISGIVGAAAGALIVGGVWFGTYAAHGGGSVVAMVGKTPITRQELAQQSEAYAGSAMLEELIANALIEQAAAREHVTATNAEINQQLTAIEMQNGITSDAQLNALLAQNHMTKAQFLSQIRDNILATKLAEAQVHVTDKQIASYYKQNQSMFTVPETRKIAIIEVKTKADAEKALVEIRSGTPFASVAKSMSTDAATRAKGGVIGTFTMNELKADQPSIASAAFALKAGGVSEPLKVQGGYDIVQCQAITPEHVEPLSAVRSQIIQAIKQQNAESETKLVAQLAKSADIRILDPSYDAVLTAIKNPTST; encoded by the coding sequence ATGGAATTGAAGAAGGAACGGTGGATTTCCGGCATCGTCGGCGCAGCCGCGGGCGCGCTGATCGTGGGTGGTGTCTGGTTTGGCACGTACGCGGCGCATGGGGGCGGCTCGGTGGTGGCGATGGTCGGCAAGACGCCCATCACGAGGCAGGAGCTCGCGCAGCAGTCGGAGGCTTACGCCGGATCGGCGATGCTGGAGGAGCTCATTGCCAATGCCTTGATTGAGCAGGCGGCAGCCAGGGAACATGTCACGGCGACGAATGCGGAAATCAATCAGCAACTGACCGCCATCGAGATGCAGAACGGCATTACGTCTGACGCGCAGCTGAATGCGCTCCTGGCGCAGAACCACATGACGAAGGCGCAATTTCTGAGCCAGATTCGCGACAACATTCTCGCGACCAAGCTCGCCGAGGCGCAGGTCCACGTGACGGACAAGCAGATTGCGTCGTACTACAAGCAGAACCAGTCGATGTTCACGGTTCCGGAGACGCGCAAGATTGCCATCATCGAGGTGAAGACGAAGGCGGATGCGGAGAAGGCTCTTGTAGAAATCCGGTCTGGGACGCCCTTTGCGTCCGTGGCGAAATCCATGTCGACCGACGCGGCCACGCGCGCGAAGGGTGGGGTGATCGGAACCTTCACGATGAATGAGCTGAAGGCGGATCAACCCTCCATTGCCTCTGCGGCCTTCGCGCTTAAGGCCGGCGGAGTGAGCGAGCCGCTCAAGGTGCAGGGCGGGTACGACATCGTGCAGTGCCAGGCCATTACGCCGGAACACGTAGAGCCGCTGTCGGCCGTTCGGTCGCAGATCATCCAGGCCATCAAGCAGCAAAATGCCGAAAGCGAGACGAAACTCGTGGCACAGCTCGCGAAGTCGGCGGACATTCGCATTCTCGATCCGTCTTATGACGCGGTGCTCACGGCCATCAAGAATCCGACATCGACCTGA
- a CDS encoding acyltransferase family protein, producing MPKPMGGHGRYMPGLDGLRALAVLAVIAYHVNWGGAPGGLLGVQVFFVLSGYLITDLLVSEWRNTGRIDFKQFWLRRARRLLPALVVMLIAVMIWVYLADRAQFAQFFQDAVASFFYVSNWWFIFHKVSYFQSFGRQTPLGHLWSLAVEEQFYLIWPLLLLFALKLLKRRGRILAFTGGLALASAVWMAVLYQPGMDPTRVYDGTDTRAFGLLIGAMLAFVWPSSAFSRPLAPRRRLLLDLVGLLSLLSILWMIWQTNEYEPFLYRGGLVILSIATAGLVACLAHPSTLLGRAFGSQPWRWIGVRSYGIYLWHFPIIALTTPLIDANDFSPLRAAWQVALAVVIAALSWRIVEEPIRRLGKRQRAESSVVRDRYRTRRVRSGRRRMMYGTGAVAGIAILFCAGMTAYPVVASLGKVHAKPVTAAGSSETPSARDAHAAPGGEETKGSPIGAHPTQASATPRTGTVRTIADAKPKKASGVGVTAIGDSVMIDVEADLEKLLPGIVCDGQVGRQMYQAPQVVQALKAKGELGHIVILELGTNGPFSKQQLVSVLQSLRPVQKIILVNTRVPRPWQNAVNQTLAQVAASYPHVVLVNWYQASAGHPEYFWPDGVHLNPTGAMVYAKLVAQAVEQ from the coding sequence ATGCCAAAGCCGATGGGCGGGCATGGCCGGTACATGCCAGGACTGGACGGATTGCGAGCGCTTGCGGTGCTCGCCGTGATCGCGTATCACGTCAATTGGGGCGGAGCTCCCGGAGGACTGCTCGGCGTTCAGGTCTTCTTCGTGCTCTCCGGCTATCTGATCACGGATCTCCTCGTGTCGGAGTGGCGAAACACGGGCCGCATCGATTTCAAACAGTTTTGGCTGCGGCGCGCGAGACGGCTCTTGCCTGCGCTCGTGGTGATGCTCATCGCTGTGATGATCTGGGTATATCTGGCGGATCGCGCGCAGTTTGCGCAGTTTTTTCAGGACGCCGTCGCGTCGTTCTTCTACGTGAGCAACTGGTGGTTCATCTTTCACAAAGTCTCCTACTTCCAAAGTTTCGGCCGACAGACGCCGCTCGGGCATCTCTGGTCGCTCGCCGTAGAGGAGCAGTTCTACCTCATTTGGCCGCTCCTGCTCCTGTTCGCGCTCAAGCTTTTGAAGCGGCGCGGGCGGATCCTTGCCTTCACCGGAGGGCTTGCCCTCGCCTCGGCCGTATGGATGGCAGTGCTGTATCAGCCGGGTATGGACCCGACCCGCGTCTACGATGGGACGGACACGCGCGCGTTCGGGCTGCTCATCGGCGCGATGCTCGCGTTTGTGTGGCCGTCGAGCGCGTTCAGTCGCCCGCTCGCGCCTCGCCGCCGCCTGTTGCTCGATCTCGTCGGCCTCTTGAGTCTCTTGTCGATTCTCTGGATGATCTGGCAGACCAATGAGTACGAGCCGTTTTTGTATCGCGGCGGCCTGGTGATTCTATCCATCGCCACGGCAGGTTTGGTAGCCTGTCTGGCGCATCCCAGCACGCTGCTCGGCCGCGCGTTCGGATCCCAACCCTGGCGCTGGATTGGCGTGCGATCGTATGGCATTTACCTTTGGCACTTTCCCATCATCGCTCTGACCACGCCGCTCATCGATGCGAACGACTTCAGTCCCTTGCGCGCGGCGTGGCAGGTGGCGCTGGCCGTGGTGATTGCGGCGCTTTCCTGGCGGATCGTCGAAGAGCCCATTCGGCGCCTGGGCAAGCGCCAGCGGGCGGAGAGTAGCGTCGTTCGAGATAGGTACCGCACGAGACGCGTTCGCAGCGGGCGGCGCCGCATGATGTATGGAACGGGCGCCGTGGCCGGGATCGCCATTCTGTTCTGCGCCGGCATGACGGCGTATCCCGTGGTGGCGTCGCTAGGCAAGGTGCACGCGAAACCGGTGACCGCGGCCGGATCGAGCGAAACGCCCTCGGCGCGTGACGCGCATGCGGCCCCGGGTGGTGAAGAGACGAAGGGTTCACCAATCGGGGCTCATCCAACCCAGGCATCTGCCACGCCACGGACCGGGACGGTGCGCACGATTGCGGACGCCAAGCCGAAGAAGGCGTCAGGCGTCGGCGTGACGGCGATTGGGGACTCGGTCATGATCGACGTGGAGGCGGATCTGGAGAAGCTCCTGCCCGGCATCGTGTGCGACGGACAGGTCGGGCGCCAGATGTACCAGGCACCGCAGGTGGTTCAGGCCCTGAAGGCGAAAGGAGAATTGGGTCACATCGTCATCCTCGAACTCGGCACCAATGGGCCCTTCAGCAAACAACAGCTCGTCTCCGTGCTCCAATCGCTCAGGCCTGTCCAGAAGATTATCTTGGTCAACACGCGCGTGCCGCGCCCGTGGCAGAACGCGGTCAATCAGACGCTGGCTCAGGTTGCCGCAAGCTATCCGCATGTGGTGCTCGTCAACTGGTATCAAGCGAGCGCAGGGCATCCGGAATATTTTTGGCCGGACGGTGTTCACCTGAATCCGACCGGTGCGATGGTGTACGCCAAGCTGGTGGCGCAGGCGGTGGAGCAATGA
- the spoVAE gene encoding stage V sporulation protein AE translates to MTYLWAFLVGGAICLLGQFLMDAFRLQPAQVVSILVVIGAVLGGLGLYDPVVRFAGAGATVPITSFGNALVQGAIAEGKAHGLVGVITGIFELTSAGISSAIVFAFLTAVFFRPKG, encoded by the coding sequence ATGACCTACCTGTGGGCATTCCTCGTCGGCGGCGCCATCTGTCTCCTCGGCCAGTTTCTCATGGACGCCTTTCGCCTTCAGCCCGCGCAGGTGGTCTCCATCCTCGTGGTGATAGGCGCCGTGCTCGGCGGACTCGGCCTGTACGATCCCGTCGTGCGCTTCGCGGGCGCGGGGGCGACAGTGCCCATCACCTCGTTTGGCAATGCGCTCGTCCAGGGTGCCATCGCCGAGGGCAAGGCGCACGGGCTTGTCGGCGTCATCACGGGCATCTTCGAGCTCACGAGCGCGGGCATTTCCTCGGCCATCGTGTTTGCCTTCCTGACGGCGGTCTTCTTCCGGCCCAAGGGATGA
- a CDS encoding Ldh family oxidoreductase, which produces MFADDGKSPGNGFFYLALHPDFFVGQEEFLQRTASLIEEIHDAPLAKGAPSVSVPGERRQRERVARSRRGIPISDEVWADLVELSDGYGIPLPEVWGFE; this is translated from the coding sequence ATGTTCGCCGACGATGGCAAGTCCCCAGGCAACGGTTTCTTTTATCTGGCGCTACATCCGGATTTCTTCGTGGGCCAGGAGGAGTTCCTGCAGCGCACTGCGTCGCTCATCGAGGAGATTCATGATGCGCCGCTTGCGAAAGGCGCGCCGTCCGTTTCTGTACCCGGCGAACGGCGGCAGCGGGAGCGAGTTGCGCGCAGCCGCCGAGGCATTCCCATCTCCGACGAGGTGTGGGCCGATCTCGTCGAGTTGTCCGATGGCTACGGCATTCCGCTGCCCGAGGTGTGGGGATTTGAGTGA
- a CDS encoding SGNH/GDSL hydrolase family protein, whose translation MPTKNMKRRRVAASLGACAIACAVSACGTHPAKNAPTAPESAQSAARQTSPYPLFSHPSAQPVVAMGVGGSVAHGWDDKTGGGYLVRAFQELTKTGPITFQFINKSIEGYGPTQMAAKYPEFLREVHPQVVVISWGMLDDIANKTPISAFEQAVQSEIQQALAAHADVIVVTPPPTGASYGHDQTSESQLVADEIRVAKQFKTPDVIVVDLFNQMKRYLAAHHQSIQMYSADDWHPNTLGHELAGSLLAQDLQGTLVPAASAKPSSG comes from the coding sequence ATGCCCACCAAAAACATGAAAAGGCGCCGCGTCGCGGCGTCGCTCGGCGCATGCGCCATCGCCTGTGCGGTCAGCGCCTGCGGGACCCATCCTGCCAAAAACGCGCCCACGGCGCCCGAGAGCGCGCAGTCGGCGGCGCGACAGACGAGTCCTTATCCCCTCTTCTCTCATCCATCCGCGCAGCCGGTCGTCGCGATGGGCGTCGGCGGCTCGGTCGCGCACGGATGGGATGACAAGACCGGCGGTGGCTATCTGGTGCGGGCGTTTCAGGAACTGACGAAGACCGGCCCCATCACCTTTCAGTTCATCAACAAATCCATCGAAGGATACGGCCCCACGCAGATGGCGGCCAAGTATCCCGAATTTCTCCGCGAAGTCCATCCCCAGGTAGTCGTCATCTCGTGGGGCATGTTGGATGACATCGCCAACAAGACGCCCATCTCCGCATTCGAACAGGCCGTTCAGTCTGAAATTCAACAGGCCCTCGCTGCGCACGCGGACGTGATCGTCGTGACGCCGCCGCCGACCGGCGCATCCTACGGCCACGACCAAACGTCGGAGAGCCAGCTCGTGGCCGACGAAATTCGGGTGGCAAAGCAATTCAAGACGCCGGACGTGATTGTCGTGGATCTCTTTAACCAGATGAAGCGCTACCTCGCGGCCCATCACCAGTCGATTCAGATGTACAGCGCGGACGACTGGCACCCCAACACGCTCGGCCATGAATTGGCGGGATCGCTTTTGGCCCAGGATCTGCAGGGCACACTCGTGCCTGCCGCGAGCGCCAAACCGAGCTCAGGATGA
- a CDS encoding DUF378 domain-containing protein — MRWNPVDWIAWALVVIGGINWGLIGFANYNLVGAIFGATWLSQFVYALVGLGALWQLVAVLVKSQAVRT, encoded by the coding sequence GTGCGCTGGAACCCCGTGGACTGGATTGCCTGGGCGCTCGTCGTCATTGGGGGCATCAACTGGGGCCTGATCGGATTTGCCAACTACAACCTCGTGGGCGCCATCTTCGGCGCCACGTGGCTCTCGCAGTTCGTGTACGCGCTTGTCGGGCTCGGCGCCCTTTGGCAACTGGTGGCTGTGCTCGTGAAAAGTCAAGCCGTGCGGACATAA
- a CDS encoding MFS transporter, protein MELQATRPANPVEDAKWSPFHLKLTIYSSGGPFLDGYILSIVAVALTQLTPELHLDAMWSGLIGASALMGIFIGGLLGYVTDRFGRQLMYTIDFVLLIVASVLQFFVHSAWELFALRVVLGIAVGADYPIATSLLTEFAPRKHRGMMLGVTVIAWYVGATVAYLVGQWLLPIGPDAWRYMLASSAVPGIVLVILRLGTPESPRWLLQHGRAREALKVLRDIYGPGASLRHIAVPDEKRTRTSYLTLFNRAYWKRTLYVSGFFTAAVAPLFAMLTFGPTLLDDYHVLSGSSGYGSALISVLFIVGCVPALWLLNRLGRRATMIVSFAVMTVGMLLLGLFPKGPLWVIGVGFLLYALFSGGPNIMEWLAPNELFPTEVRGTAVGVTTCISRLGAVAGTYLLPWALARYGVGPTMLVGALVTFGGFLISLFLAPETRGLTLNAASVGEDAEMERTSSLSERRLRVGR, encoded by the coding sequence ATGGAACTGCAAGCGACAAGGCCGGCCAATCCGGTCGAAGATGCGAAGTGGAGTCCATTTCACCTGAAGCTCACTATCTATTCGTCGGGCGGGCCTTTTCTTGACGGGTACATTCTGAGCATCGTCGCCGTGGCGCTCACGCAGTTGACGCCTGAATTGCATCTCGACGCCATGTGGAGCGGCCTGATTGGGGCATCGGCACTCATGGGCATCTTCATCGGCGGACTGCTTGGGTACGTGACGGATCGATTTGGACGCCAGCTCATGTACACTATCGATTTCGTGTTGCTCATCGTGGCCTCGGTTTTGCAGTTCTTTGTGCACAGCGCCTGGGAACTCTTTGCCTTGCGCGTCGTGCTCGGCATCGCGGTCGGGGCGGATTATCCCATCGCAACGTCGCTTTTGACCGAGTTCGCGCCGCGCAAACACCGCGGCATGATGCTCGGTGTGACGGTCATCGCGTGGTACGTGGGCGCCACGGTCGCGTATCTAGTGGGACAGTGGCTTCTGCCCATCGGGCCGGACGCATGGCGGTACATGTTGGCGTCGAGCGCGGTGCCGGGCATCGTGCTCGTGATCTTGCGGCTCGGAACCCCGGAGTCTCCACGTTGGTTGCTGCAGCACGGTCGGGCGCGCGAAGCGCTGAAGGTGCTTCGCGACATTTACGGGCCGGGAGCCAGCCTGAGGCACATCGCGGTGCCAGATGAAAAGCGAACGCGCACCAGTTACCTGACGCTCTTCAATCGCGCGTATTGGAAGCGCACGCTGTACGTCAGTGGCTTCTTCACGGCCGCGGTCGCGCCGCTCTTCGCGATGTTGACGTTCGGCCCGACGCTGCTTGACGACTACCACGTGCTCAGCGGATCGTCCGGGTACGGTTCGGCGCTCATCAGCGTGCTGTTCATCGTGGGTTGCGTGCCTGCGCTCTGGCTTTTGAACCGGCTGGGGCGCCGGGCAACGATGATTGTCTCGTTTGCCGTCATGACCGTCGGCATGTTGCTCCTTGGGCTGTTTCCGAAGGGGCCGCTCTGGGTCATCGGCGTCGGCTTTCTGCTGTACGCGCTGTTTTCCGGCGGGCCGAACATCATGGAATGGCTCGCCCCAAACGAGTTGTTTCCCACCGAAGTGCGCGGGACTGCGGTTGGCGTGACAACGTGCATCAGCAGGCTGGGAGCCGTGGCCGGCACGTATCTCTTGCCGTGGGCTTTGGCTCGTTATGGCGTGGGTCCGACCATGCTGGTGGGGGCGCTCGTGACCTTCGGCGGATTCTTGATCAGCCTCTTCCTGGCGCCGGAGACGCGCGGCCTCACCCTGAACGCGGCGAGCGTCGGAGAGGACGCTGAGATGGAGCGGACGTCGTCGTTGTCCGAACGCCGCTTGCGCGTCGGCCGCTAA
- a CDS encoding AMP-binding protein, whose amino-acid sequence MSSLQNTLSRALADPSRSVLWDGRWYTCGELRAHVQELRAKLSAIGVHPGHRVMVALPNSYAFVVGYLACLEHGAICVPANSEMPAGELERALARYRADYGIVSPAAGERWSEVLHKHRFNRGLSFEMDAAQGQVVQIWQRSSASEPEARQGTSEQEPAVLMFTSGTTGEPKGVLLTHGHLWAAVQNVIRSHALTASDVAYCILPLFHINGQVIVLLSTLVSGGRIVMRDKFHASLFWDDIGHHGVTWVSCVPTILSIVAKRPAPKEALGTLRFLRSASAPLTPAVAARIEAAFGVPVIEAYGMTEAAGQICTNPLPPGVRKPGSVGKPVGMSLLIVDAERKPVAPYELGEIAIRGDNVIHHYVGMEPAPDYGYGPGWIYTGDLGYMDEDGYVYITGRAKEMINRAGEKISPREIEDVLNAHEAVARSAVVGLPDPLYGERAVAWVVPEEPDGVDADALRAELESFCAAHLAKPKRPSQIVIARSLPVNATGKVQKHVLRNLEPRDRLA is encoded by the coding sequence ATGTCGTCTCTGCAAAACACGTTGTCGCGCGCGCTCGCCGATCCTTCGCGATCCGTCCTCTGGGACGGCCGCTGGTATACGTGCGGCGAGCTCCGCGCACACGTTCAGGAGCTTCGGGCCAAGCTATCCGCCATTGGCGTGCACCCCGGGCATCGCGTGATGGTGGCGCTGCCGAACTCGTATGCATTTGTCGTCGGTTATCTCGCGTGCCTGGAACACGGTGCCATTTGCGTGCCGGCCAACAGCGAGATGCCAGCAGGCGAACTCGAACGAGCGCTTGCGCGATATCGGGCAGATTACGGCATCGTTTCGCCCGCAGCTGGTGAACGATGGAGCGAGGTGCTTCACAAGCATCGCTTCAACCGCGGGCTTTCCTTTGAGATGGATGCCGCTCAAGGCCAGGTGGTTCAAATCTGGCAACGTTCCTCCGCATCTGAACCCGAGGCGCGACAAGGCACCTCGGAACAAGAGCCAGCCGTGCTCATGTTCACTTCTGGCACCACGGGTGAGCCCAAAGGCGTGCTCTTGACGCACGGACACCTGTGGGCCGCCGTGCAGAACGTCATTCGAAGCCACGCGCTCACGGCTTCGGATGTGGCTTACTGCATCCTGCCGCTCTTCCACATCAACGGCCAGGTGATCGTCCTCTTGTCGACACTCGTGTCCGGCGGGCGGATCGTCATGCGCGATAAATTCCACGCCTCCTTGTTCTGGGACGATATTGGCCACCACGGCGTGACCTGGGTCTCGTGCGTCCCGACGATTTTATCGATTGTCGCCAAACGGCCGGCGCCAAAAGAGGCGCTCGGCACGCTTCGCTTTCTGCGATCCGCCTCCGCGCCGCTCACGCCGGCGGTGGCCGCGCGAATTGAAGCGGCGTTTGGGGTTCCGGTCATCGAGGCGTACGGGATGACCGAGGCGGCGGGGCAGATCTGCACCAACCCGCTGCCGCCTGGCGTGCGCAAGCCGGGATCGGTCGGGAAGCCCGTGGGGATGTCGCTCCTCATTGTGGACGCAGAGCGCAAGCCCGTCGCCCCGTATGAGCTCGGCGAAATTGCCATCCGCGGAGACAATGTCATCCATCACTATGTGGGCATGGAGCCGGCGCCGGATTACGGTTATGGCCCGGGATGGATTTACACGGGCGATCTCGGCTACATGGATGAGGATGGCTACGTGTACATCACTGGACGCGCGAAGGAGATGATCAACCGGGCGGGCGAGAAGATCTCGCCGCGGGAAATTGAGGACGTGCTGAACGCGCACGAGGCGGTGGCGCGGTCCGCCGTGGTGGGACTTCCGGATCCGCTTTACGGGGAACGGGCCGTCGCGTGGGTGGTCCCGGAGGAGCCAGACGGCGTCGATGCGGACGCGCTGCGCGCCGAGCTGGAGTCGTTCTGTGCGGCGCACCTTGCCAAGCCGAAGCGGCCGTCCCAGATCGTCATCGCGCGATCCCTGCCGGTGAACGCGACGGGAAAAGTGCAGAAGCACGTGTTGCGCAATTTGGAGCCGCGTGATAGGCTTGCTTGA